The segment CTGCCATGAGATATTTGGTTGTTGCTCTTCCTGATTTGGCCAAGAATATAAATCTGACTTGATGCTTGCCGTAGTATTCTTAACTAAATTCTGAACGCTTTGATTTATTCTGCTGCTCTTGGTTGCTACCATAGTGGTACTTGCAGCTCTAATCACCGATCAAGTTGTATTGCTAGCTATTATTGCCAAATCAAGAATATTGGTATTGCTGGATAATTGTTCGAGTACAAATTTACAGAAAAGTATTGCTTGCTGTTTTGGTACCATGAAAGATCAGGCAAAATCCGGGCATCGCAGGCGCGGGTGCTCATCACTGTGGCCACTATTTAGACCTTGCCTTTGCACCAGAAGAAACCAAACAGCTAGCTTTACTATGGCTAGGCTAGCTTGCAACGCAAAGGTTCAGCGAAAGGAACCAAACATGGCATACCTGACTACTCCTTGGGCTTTGATAGCGTCAGTCACCTGCTTATGGTCAAGCGTAGCACACTTGATGTTCGCTTAAGTGAGGGGCTCGTCGGATCCATGCAGCAGGTGTTTAGTTGTCCAGATGCTACCCTGAGCCTGGCTCTGTGGGAATATGGAATTTAGGCATTTCTGCAAAGTCGGATTTGCCTAGCTAATGATATCATTACTGTGTGATTAGTGTATATTAAGTGATATTAATGTATTTCAAAGAATATTAAAGCTTAATAAGTTAAACTAAGTACTATAAGAGTATGGTTACGCAAAACAAATATCATAATAATATTTGTTTATCCACTTTTATCTTATGGAACATGTCATCACATGGGCAACCAAATCCTATATCTTGAGATGGCGTGCTATATCAGCACTAAAACAAGATAAAGCACTAAATTCTCATAAAAATGGAGCGAACACTTTCAACATCTTTACCTGTCTGATCAACAGGTATGACGATTGTGCACCATAAGAGCAAAGTACTGTTATCAAGAACCCAAGGATACATCGGAATCTATAGAGTACTGACTCATTCGAACAAATACTTGGCTATAGTTTTGTTGTTCCTTGTTCGCAGCTGATGGCGTAAGAGGCCAGTCATACGGCACAACTTTATGAATTTTGCTTCACATAGGAGTCAAGGCATCATCTCATATCATTTGCATTTACTTAGTAACGGCAAAGGATCCCAGCTTGGATAGATCTGGAACCCAGCAGGACAGCTCTGAAGATCCTGTCAAGAACATCAAGGATCCTGGAGCCCACCTTACTAGTGGCGGTTCATTATCTGTGCTTCCCCAGTGCGCAACCTGCATGTCCAACCATGATATCATACATCAATCAAACAGCCACAACATATAATTTCAATATCAACATAACATATTCGTCCATACCTTTCCACTCCTAACGTTCCAGGCATAAACACTACCGTCACCAGAGCCTGCAAGGAAAAAAACATAATAATAGCTAAGTAAAAGAGATTGGCAATTATTGTAAAGGGCGATGAGCCAATAAAGAAAAGGTTTCTGACCAGATATGATATGGTTTCCGTCAGGGCTAAATGTTGCCTCCAGTGTTGAATTGGTTAGCACTGGCTTAACATTGTATGTTGCTATCTGAAAAAAAGACTCATAAGAACAGCATTTTAATAGTCTTCTAGCCTACACAAATAAATTACAGTAAGTAGTTTACATGCTTACATTGTTGCCATGAAATGAATCTAGCACATGAACACGGCCAGCTTTGGTGGTTAACAGAAGCCGCCTGCCATCACTGCTGAACTTTATGACATGGGCTTCTGAATCATCATTACCAAcagagaagatatcaaaaggccCCTGTGGATGTAAGGAGTGAGACAGGGTTGGACATCAAAGGCCAAACAACACATTCAATCACAAATACCTTTTCAAATTTTCGCGCATCAAACATCCGTACGTGACCACCATATGCGACTGCAAAAACCAAACCCTGATCATCATACGAAACTGCAGGCCTCCCTTGCACACGCAGTGAGCCCTGAAAAATCCACGAGATGATTTTGCTAGTCACCAACGCTCTATATTTCAACTGTAATGCTGATTGATGCTCAATGCTCCCTCTTCATCCAAAACGTAACTAGTTTAGGATATCAACACAGCCTCAAGTGTGATACTTTGACTAGCAATTTCTATGAAAATatgttatttcaaaaaaaaaagtattatATATTATGAAGGAATTTTCATGATATATTTAGTAACATCAGTCTTGTGTTGTCAATCAACATACATTTTTGTATATGAATGGTCAAACTTAAAAAGGTTAAACCagcaaaaatcctaaaacaacTTATATTTGGATTGGAGGGAGTAGATGTGAACGATTTCAGATAACTAAAATGACCATGCCCAAGACACCTTATTCTTT is part of the Phragmites australis chromosome 12, lpPhrAust1.1, whole genome shotgun sequence genome and harbors:
- the LOC133887377 gene encoding protein ANTHESIS POMOTING FACTOR 1-like isoform X1, encoding MAGASPPTVSMEVTDEMLKSMEVGLAFRDYNGRISSMDFHSKATNYLVTASDDESIRLYDIQNAVCLKTINSKKYGVELVCFTDNPTLVLYSSKNGWDESLRLLSLNDNRFVRYFKGHLDRVVSISLCSEKEVFLSGSLDRTVLLWDLRADKAQGSLRVQGRPAVSYDDQGLVFAVAYGGHVRMFDARKFEKGPFDIFSVGNDDSEAHVIKFSSDGRRLLLTTKAGRVHVLDSFHGNNIATYNVKPVLTNSTLEATFSPDGNHIISGSGDGSVYAWNVRSGKVAHWGSTDNEPPLVRWAPGSLMFLTGSSELSCWVPDLSKLGSFAVTK
- the LOC133887377 gene encoding protein ANTHESIS POMOTING FACTOR 1-like isoform X2, with amino-acid sequence MTSPLMVTMEVTDEVLQSMKAGLVFRGYNGRISSMDFHSKATNYLVTASDDESIRLYDIQNAVCLKTINSKKYGVELVCFTDNPTLVLYSSKNGWDESLRLLSLNDNRFVRYFKGHLDRVVSISLCSEKEVFLSGSLDRTVLLWDLRADKAQGSLRVQGRPAVSYDDQGLVFAVAYGGHVRMFDARKFEKGPFDIFSVGNDDSEAHVIKFSSDGRRLLLTTKAGRVHVLDSFHGNNIATYNVKPVLTNSTLEATFSPDGNHIISGSGDGSVYAWNVRSGKVAHWGSTDNEPPLVRWAPGSLMFLTGSSELSCWVPDLSKLGSFAVTK